The following coding sequences are from one Methanobacterium sp. window:
- a CDS encoding phosphatase PAP2 family protein — MVRNLIISDSFKKSLAEFVSAAAYAPVISIPAFAIINYYLLSFNDFVIVTLLCVIFAGILPILLVLYWIESKKSNGKKIAIDIPVREERNFPLVMVIFSYLVGVIALYLINAPLITTVLMFCYFSNTLLVFFINLHWKISIHAMGVAGPIAALIYVFGPIGSVFGLIIPLVMWSRVYLGRHTYFQVISGVLLGLVSTAIQIVYFIKIPLI; from the coding sequence ATGGTCCGAAACTTAATAATTTCAGATAGTTTTAAAAAAAGCCTTGCAGAATTTGTTTCTGCCGCTGCATATGCCCCTGTTATTTCCATACCTGCATTTGCAATAATTAACTATTATCTACTTAGTTTCAATGATTTTGTAATAGTGACTCTTTTATGTGTCATTTTTGCTGGAATTCTACCAATTTTACTTGTATTATACTGGATTGAGAGTAAAAAGAGTAATGGGAAAAAAATAGCCATTGATATACCTGTAAGGGAAGAAAGAAATTTTCCCCTGGTAATGGTAATTTTTTCATATCTTGTAGGGGTAATAGCATTATATTTAATCAATGCTCCTTTAATAACCACAGTATTGATGTTCTGTTATTTTTCCAACACACTGCTGGTCTTTTTTATAAATCTCCACTGGAAAATCAGTATACATGCAATGGGAGTTGCAGGCCCTATAGCTGCGTTAATATATGTTTTTGGCCCTATTGGTTCTGTATTCGGCTTAATAATCCCATTAGTGATGTGGAGCAGAGTATATTTAGGAAGACATACCTATTTTCAAGTAATATCAGGAGTTTTGCTTGGACTGGTTTCAACAGCCATTCAAATTGTTTATTTTATAAAAATTCCCCTTATTTAA